A region from the Sutcliffiella horikoshii genome encodes:
- a CDS encoding LLM class flavin-dependent oxidoreductase → MTVQINQIPLSVLDLAPIVEGSNAQTSFKNSVELAQHVERLGFNRYWLAEHHNMRGIASSATSVVIGHIAGSTKSIRVGSGGIMLPNHAPLVIAEQFGTLESLYPGRIDLGLGRAPGSDQLTAAALRRERKTGGEDFPNQLAELRSYFHPDGTTRVKAVPGEGLDVPIWLLGSSGFSAKLSAEQGLPFAFASHFSPDYTLPALQIYRSSFKSSEHLEKPYAMIGVNVIAADSDEEAEYLATSIQQQFLNLIRGNPGQLKPPVEDMDSLWSEYEKHVVDQQLKYTVTGNAETVRKKLEAILEETQADELIVNTHVYDQQARLKSYQILADVWFGQ, encoded by the coding sequence ATGACCGTACAAATTAACCAGATACCATTATCTGTCTTGGATCTGGCACCAATTGTAGAAGGAAGTAATGCTCAAACATCTTTTAAAAACAGTGTGGAGCTTGCACAACACGTGGAAAGATTAGGATTTAACCGCTATTGGCTTGCCGAGCACCATAATATGAGGGGAATCGCAAGCTCTGCCACTTCTGTCGTGATCGGACATATAGCAGGTTCGACAAAATCAATAAGAGTAGGGTCCGGCGGCATTATGCTCCCTAATCATGCCCCGCTTGTCATTGCAGAACAGTTTGGGACGTTGGAATCCTTGTATCCTGGGAGAATCGATCTTGGCCTCGGCCGGGCACCAGGAAGTGACCAACTTACTGCGGCGGCGCTTAGACGAGAACGCAAAACAGGAGGAGAGGATTTCCCTAATCAGTTAGCGGAATTACGTTCCTATTTTCACCCTGATGGAACCACTAGAGTAAAAGCGGTACCTGGAGAGGGATTGGATGTTCCAATTTGGTTGCTCGGTTCAAGCGGATTCAGCGCAAAGCTTTCTGCAGAACAAGGATTGCCTTTTGCTTTTGCCAGTCATTTTTCACCAGATTACACGCTGCCTGCACTCCAAATCTATCGCAGTTCTTTTAAATCATCTGAGCATTTGGAAAAGCCGTATGCCATGATTGGCGTGAACGTAATTGCCGCCGATAGTGATGAGGAAGCCGAATACTTAGCAACATCTATTCAGCAACAGTTCCTCAATCTGATCCGTGGCAACCCAGGCCAGTTAAAGCCACCAGTAGAAGATATGGACTCTCTCTGGAGTGAGTATGAGAAGCATGTGGTTGACCAACAGTTGAAATATACAGTTACAGGTAATGCAGAAACAGTTAGGAAAAAGCTTGAAGCAATACTGGAAGAAACACAAGCAGATGAACTAATTGTGAATACTCATGTTTATGACCAGCAAGCAAGGTTAAAATCATATCAGATTTTGGCAGATGTTTGGTTTGGACAATGA
- a CDS encoding M20 family metallopeptidase: protein MKQIISDFLDSHKNDFYEISTYIGENPELGHEEFKSAKVLSDKLSEHGFNVKMGIWDLPTAFEAVFDSGKPGPTIGFMCEYDALPEIGHACGHNLIGTMGIAAGIATSKVIQETGGKVIVYGTPAEETKGGKVTMAEQGVFDKLDVAMMVHPLHSYVKSGSSLAMDAIQFEFFGKPAHAAANPEKGINALDAVIQTFNGINALRQHVTSDTRIHGIIPEGGKAANVVPDYAVAQFYVRAKTRSYVNELVEKVKSIAEGAAMITGASMKMSNYELSYDNMVTNETLSNIFTEQLISLGVDSEEIVENRDGSGSLDMGNVSLVVPSIHPYIKICNELYSCHTTEFRDAALSEQGKEAMILGAKAMASTAYELLTKQELLKKIKEEFDNAPK, encoded by the coding sequence ATGAAGCAAATCATATCAGATTTCCTTGATTCACATAAAAATGATTTTTATGAGATTAGTACATATATAGGAGAAAATCCTGAACTTGGACATGAGGAATTCAAATCAGCCAAAGTCCTTTCAGATAAACTTTCTGAACACGGTTTTAATGTGAAAATGGGAATTTGGGACCTGCCAACTGCTTTTGAGGCTGTTTTTGACAGTGGGAAACCGGGTCCAACTATCGGATTTATGTGTGAATATGACGCGCTACCTGAGATTGGACATGCTTGCGGTCATAATTTAATAGGTACGATGGGGATAGCAGCAGGGATTGCCACTAGTAAAGTAATCCAAGAAACAGGAGGCAAAGTGATTGTCTACGGTACTCCTGCCGAAGAGACAAAAGGCGGCAAGGTAACAATGGCGGAGCAGGGTGTCTTTGATAAATTAGACGTAGCCATGATGGTCCACCCATTGCATTCCTATGTGAAAAGTGGTTCCTCGCTTGCGATGGATGCTATCCAATTTGAATTCTTTGGGAAACCTGCCCATGCAGCGGCAAACCCTGAAAAAGGAATAAATGCATTGGATGCTGTGATTCAGACATTTAATGGCATCAATGCACTGAGACAACATGTTACAAGTGATACCCGTATTCATGGGATCATTCCTGAAGGCGGAAAAGCTGCCAATGTGGTGCCAGATTATGCTGTCGCTCAATTTTACGTTCGCGCCAAAACACGCAGTTATGTGAATGAATTGGTAGAAAAAGTGAAATCTATAGCAGAAGGCGCAGCGATGATTACTGGAGCTTCCATGAAAATGTCCAACTATGAATTATCGTACGATAACATGGTGACCAACGAAACACTGTCAAATATTTTTACAGAACAATTGATTTCACTTGGAGTGGACTCTGAAGAGATTGTTGAAAACAGAGATGGATCTGGCTCACTGGATATGGGAAATGTAAGTCTAGTAGTTCCCTCCATTCATCCGTACATTAAAATCTGTAATGAATTATATAGTTGCCATACCACTGAATTCCGTGATGCGGCATTGAGTGAGCAAGGGAAAGAAGCGATGATCCTTGGAGCAAAAGCAATGGCATCGACCGCATATGAACTTTTAACGAAACAAGAGCTTCTTAAGAAAATAAAAGAAGAATTCGATAATGCTCCAAAGTAA
- a CDS encoding NADH:flavin oxidoreductase/NADH oxidase family protein, producing MTQLHDKLLLSNGVEIKNRFFKAAMSEGMADEHNRPTKKLVRLYETWAESEAGIVVTGNVMVDKRALGEPRNVVVENEKDLDLLKSWAKAGTKNGTHLWMQINHPGKQVFKGIVKEAVAPSKVEFNPKLQRYFPVARELQEIEIKDIIQRFANTAIIAKKAGFTGVQLHGAHGYLISQFLSPRHNKRTDKWGGSLENRMRFLLEIYKKVREEVGDSFPIGVKLNSADFMKAGFSEEEALQVIQTLDQLGIDLIEISGGSYESPQMTGVNVKESTKRREAYFLEFATEARKVTKAPLVVTGGFRTLTGMKEAILEGATSMIGLARPMAVYPYLPKELLQGKRDSIELAPRKTGIKLVDQTAMLELTWYSNQLERIGKGKQTNPRLSPKVALLQTLWKNGLDVFQMRRV from the coding sequence ATGACACAGTTACATGACAAATTGTTGCTTTCAAATGGGGTTGAAATTAAAAACAGATTTTTTAAAGCAGCGATGAGCGAAGGGATGGCAGACGAACACAACAGACCAACAAAAAAACTGGTTCGCCTTTATGAAACATGGGCAGAAAGTGAAGCAGGTATTGTTGTGACAGGCAATGTCATGGTCGACAAACGTGCACTTGGTGAACCCCGGAACGTCGTTGTGGAAAATGAAAAAGATTTAGATTTGTTAAAGAGTTGGGCAAAGGCGGGAACAAAGAATGGAACTCACCTTTGGATGCAAATCAATCATCCAGGCAAACAGGTATTTAAAGGAATTGTAAAAGAAGCGGTGGCTCCGTCCAAAGTGGAGTTTAATCCAAAGCTTCAACGCTACTTCCCTGTAGCGAGGGAGCTGCAAGAAATAGAGATAAAAGACATCATCCAACGATTTGCCAACACAGCCATAATTGCCAAGAAAGCTGGATTTACAGGTGTACAGCTCCATGGTGCGCATGGTTATCTCATCAGTCAGTTTTTATCACCCCGACATAATAAAAGGACAGACAAGTGGGGAGGTTCACTCGAAAACCGCATGAGATTTCTTTTGGAAATCTATAAAAAGGTTCGAGAAGAAGTTGGTGACTCTTTCCCAATAGGAGTTAAACTTAATTCTGCAGACTTTATGAAGGCCGGATTTTCAGAGGAAGAAGCATTACAGGTTATTCAAACATTGGACCAACTGGGAATAGACTTAATTGAAATTTCAGGTGGTTCCTATGAAAGTCCGCAGATGACGGGAGTAAATGTAAAAGAGAGCACCAAAAGAAGGGAAGCGTACTTTCTTGAATTTGCAACAGAAGCTAGAAAGGTAACAAAAGCCCCCCTTGTTGTCACCGGAGGATTCAGAACGTTAACCGGAATGAAGGAAGCAATCCTTGAAGGGGCAACATCGATGATAGGCTTGGCTCGCCCGATGGCCGTCTATCCTTATCTCCCTAAGGAACTTCTACAAGGTAAAAGGGATTCTATAGAACTAGCACCAAGAAAAACAGGAATAAAACTCGTGGATCAAACCGCTATGCTAGAATTAACGTGGTATAGCAATCAGTTAGAGCGAATAGGGAAAGGCAAGCAAACAAATCCAAGACTGTCTCCTAAAGTGGCATTATTACAGACACTATGGAAAAATGGATTAGATGTCTTTCAGATGAGAAGAGTATAG
- a CDS encoding YjcZ family sporulation protein — protein MSGGNYGGGFALIVVLFIILIIAGAGALRY, from the coding sequence ATGTCAGGTGGAAATTATGGTGGTGGATTTGCGCTGATTGTAGTGCTTTTCATTATTTTGATTATCGCAGGTGCAGGCGCGTTAAGATACTAA
- a CDS encoding aminopeptidase → MSNLHTTMEKYAELAVKVGVNIQKGQTLIVNADIATAPFVRLVTKKAYEAGAKLVQIEWTDEQVTRIRYDKAPDESFEYFPGWRAEMLEKAFGEGAAMLAITSVNPDLLKGVDASKIANLQKAAGEATKGYRNMVMADKISWSIVAVPSKGWSAKVFPDLSEQEQEEKLWESIFHATRANLEDPVQAWMDHKEKLSEKVEFLNNKKFKSLHYKAEGTDLTIELAEKHVWIGPESINENGVAFIANMPTEEVFTTPLKTGVNGTVRSSKPLNYGGNMIDNFSITFENGKIVSFEAEEGYETLQKLIETDEGSHYLGEVALVPHDSPISNTNLIFYNTLFDENASHHLAIGNAYSFALEGGKQMSEEELEAAGANSSITHVDFMIGSSDMDIDGITKDGERVPLFRQGNWA, encoded by the coding sequence ATGAGCAATCTTCACACAACCATGGAAAAATACGCTGAACTTGCCGTAAAAGTCGGAGTAAATATACAAAAAGGCCAAACACTAATTGTAAACGCTGACATCGCAACAGCACCTTTCGTTAGGTTAGTTACAAAAAAAGCTTATGAAGCAGGAGCAAAACTCGTTCAGATTGAATGGACCGATGAGCAAGTAACAAGAATCCGTTACGATAAAGCACCAGACGAATCATTCGAATATTTTCCTGGCTGGAGAGCCGAAATGCTTGAGAAGGCATTCGGAGAAGGAGCAGCAATGCTTGCTATCACATCCGTAAATCCTGATTTACTTAAAGGTGTGGATGCATCTAAAATTGCAAACTTACAAAAGGCAGCAGGTGAAGCAACCAAAGGCTATCGTAATATGGTCATGGCTGATAAAATCAGCTGGTCTATTGTGGCTGTTCCATCTAAAGGCTGGTCCGCAAAAGTTTTCCCTGATTTATCAGAACAAGAACAAGAAGAAAAATTATGGGAATCTATTTTTCATGCAACAAGAGCAAATCTTGAAGACCCAGTCCAAGCTTGGATGGATCACAAGGAAAAACTTAGTGAGAAAGTGGAATTCCTTAACAACAAAAAGTTTAAATCCCTTCATTACAAAGCAGAAGGAACGGACTTAACGATTGAGCTAGCTGAAAAGCATGTGTGGATTGGTCCGGAAAGTATTAATGAAAATGGTGTTGCCTTTATCGCCAACATGCCGACAGAAGAAGTCTTCACCACGCCCCTTAAGACAGGAGTTAATGGGACGGTTAGAAGTTCCAAGCCATTGAACTACGGCGGAAATATGATTGACAATTTTTCGATTACGTTTGAAAACGGGAAAATTGTTTCTTTTGAAGCAGAAGAAGGATATGAAACCTTACAAAAATTGATTGAAACGGATGAGGGATCCCACTATTTAGGAGAAGTAGCACTTGTACCGCATGACTCTCCTATTTCAAATACCAATCTAATTTTCTATAACACGTTATTTGATGAAAATGCATCTCATCATTTGGCGATTGGGAATGCATATTCTTTCGCACTTGAAGGTGGAAAACAGATGTCAGAAGAAGAACTGGAAGCAGCAGGGGCAAATTCAAGCATAACCCATGTCGATTTCATGATCGGATCAAGTGACATGGATATTGACGGGATCACCAAGGACGGAGAGAGAGTACCGTTGTTCCGCCAAGGTAATTGGGCATAA